A genomic window from Quercus lobata isolate SW786 chromosome 10, ValleyOak3.0 Primary Assembly, whole genome shotgun sequence includes:
- the LOC115964781 gene encoding uncharacterized protein LOC115964781, protein MDKEERMWRQRSRTLYLEDGDRNTRFFHCRATQRRRKNLISRFKNQSNIWCTKLEEVSDIFLAYFQQLFSSSNPEIAETDLNSIPKIVTTEMNESLTGDFQAWKVEVALKQMASLKAPRPDGKPPLFYQNFWELVKDNILVAFETLHYMKNHNSRNSGFMAIKFDMSKAYDRVEWSFLKAVMTQMGFNDQWVALIMECITTVTYSILINGEPCGNIKPSRGIRQGDPLSPYLFLLCSEGPPSMIVKKGDGYSFVL, encoded by the exons ATGGACAAGGAGGAAAGGATGTGGCGCCAAAGGTCACGCACTCTGTACCTCGAAGATGGAGATCGTAACACTCGCTTTTTCCATTGTAGAGCAACTCAGAGAAGGCGCAAGAATCTTATCTCTAGGTTTAAAAACCAATCCAACATTTGGTGCACTAAACTTGAGGAGGTCTCGGACATATTCCTTGCCTACTTCCAACAATTATTTTCATCCTCAAACCCGGAAATTGCCGAGACAGATTTGAACTCTATACCGAAGATAGTCACCACTGAAATGAATGAGAGCTTGACTGGGGATTTCCAAGCCTGGAAAGTTGAAGTGGCTCTAAAGCAAATGGCTTCACTCAAAGCACCGAGGCCAGATGGGAAGCCACCACTATTTTATCAGAATTTTTGGGAGTTGGTTAAAG ATAATATCCTTGTTGCCTTTGAAACGCTGCATTACATGAAAAACCACAACTCTCGTAATTCGGGATTCATGGCTATTAAATTCGACATGAGTAAGGCATATGATCGAGTTGAATGGTCTTTTTTGAAGGCGGTGATGACTCAAATGGGATTTAATGATCAGTGGGTGGCCTTAATCATGGAGTGTATTACCACAGTCACATACTCAATCTTGATCAATGGGGAACCCTGCGGAAATATCAAGCCAAGTCGTGGTATCCGCCAAGGAGATCCACTATCTCCCTATCTATTCTTGCTATGCTCAGAAG GGCCACCATCCATGATTGTCAAAAAAGGTGATGGATATTCTTTCGTCCTATGA
- the LOC115964780 gene encoding uncharacterized protein LOC115964780 codes for MAFTGWAVWNRRNQIRLKEAACPLDQIYMLLKDRKNEFQLLHPVIGTPQHRNHTRWKPPDQGVYKVNYDGAIFSQQEKASVGVVIRNAEGAVMASMSQQMPLPATIAQVEALAGRRATEFALELGITKAIFEGDSETICRELNDDTPSWALHGHLLQDVKSLSTSFQFIGFSHVRRQGNTVAHALARRAIREQDLTVWMEDVPPDIHHAVQADLATFD; via the coding sequence ATGGCATTCACGGGCTGGGCAGTGTGGAATAGGCGAAACCAGATTCGTCTCAAGGAAGCAGCATGCCCACTTGATCAGATTTATATGCTATTAAAAGATAGGAAAAACGAGTTCCAACTCCTTCACCCAGTCATTGGGACACCACAACATCGAAACCATACTAGATGGAAGCCGCCAGACCAAGGGGTTTACAAAGTTAATTATGATGGCGCTATTTTTTCCCAACAAGAGAAGGCAAGTGTTGGCGTCGTAATCAGGAATGCAGAAGGAGCTGTAATGGCATCTATGTCGCAACAAATGCCACTTCCAGCAACAATTGCACAAGTCGAAGCATTAGCTGGGAGGAGAGCCACAGAATTTGCACTTGAACTTGGAATAACTAAAGCCATCTTTGAAGGAGATTCAGAAACCATATGTAGGGAGCTCAACGATGATACTCCATCCTGGGCCTTACATGGTCATCTACTTCAAGATGTCAAAAGTTTGTCAACTTCTTTTCAATTTATCGGTTTTTCTCATGTACGTCGTCAAGGAAATACTGTCGCCCATGCTTTGGCAAGACGGGCTATTAGGGAGCAGGATCTAACTGTCTGGATGGAAGATGTACCACCAGACATTCATCATGCTGTCCAAGCTGACTTAGCCACTTttgattaa